One Microcaecilia unicolor chromosome 8, aMicUni1.1, whole genome shotgun sequence DNA window includes the following coding sequences:
- the LOC115475722 gene encoding uncharacterized protein LOC115475722 — protein sequence MADGPTAFELTADAPTADDLRGDAPMDDTPMTDELTGDAPMANTPTAEELTNDVPTANTPTAEELTNDVPTAQISTAEESTTSVPKTVKPTAESTAHDATANTSMADKHVVSEPMADESTPDGMTVSSPVAGSPTTSSDMSQDTLGKRQAPREAVLLPDVSTKQRRQQEPAKQETDDDLEDLMKELRQKIAEKGSEWIRDRCQLKKKKEPHPSSKRGSTAGSSDIEEPQSEPASEGVPSVILSVDSDAAGAPKVVWICGDSFVYWAARRARASPLGEHLGLAKEGIRLHWLGTRGMVWDELVLSLLHRWICTPPAALVIHLGANDLLSTHLMTLTQKMEMDLIHISELFPSARIGWSNIIPRLVWDEAINRRATEKTHKKVNQWISKFVLDGGGFVVSHETISTDCSGLYRLDGGRLSSVGLDIFNANLREAIEKALLNPDHSPKERETPANESLLSEPLANPEGTLNLTLS from the exons ATGGCTGATGGACCAACGGCTTTTGAATTGACAGCTGACGCGCCTACTGCTGATGACCTGAGAGGTGATGCTCCCATGGATGACACACCCATGACCGATGAACTGACAGGCGATGCGCCCATGGCCAATACACCCACGGCTGAGGAACTGACAAACGATGTTCCCACGGCCAATACACCCACGGCCGAGGAACTGACAAACGATGTTCCCACGGCCCAAATATCTACGGCAGAAGAATCGACAACCAGTGTGCCGAAGACAGTCAAACCCACGGCTGAATCGACTGCCCACGATGCGACGGCCAACACTTCCATGGCTGACAAACACGTGGTCAGTGAACCCATGGCTGATGAATCCACACCTGACGGAATGACTGTCAGTTCTCCCGTGGCTGGTTCTCCCACTACCAGTAGTGACATGAGCCAGGATACTCTGGGTAAACGCCAAGCGCCCAGAGAAGCAGTTCTGCTTCCGGATGTCTCAACGAAGCAGAGGAGGCAGCAGGAGCCAGCTAAGCAAGAGACTGATGATGACCTGGAAGACCTCATGAAGGAGCTCCGGCAGAAGATTGCAGAAAAAGGATCTGAGTGGATACGTGACAGATGCcagctgaaaaagaaaaaagagcctCATCCAAGTAGCAAGAGAGGCTCTACAGCAGGATCCAGCGACATCGAAGAGCCCCAAAGCGAGCCTGCCTCGGAAGGAGTGCCATCTGTAATCTTATCTGTGGATTCTG ATGCTGCTGGAGCTCCTAAGGTGGTGTGGATATGTGGTGATTCATTTGTATACTGGGCAGCTAGAAGAGCTCGTGCAAGTCCACTGGGTGAACACCTTGGCTTGGCCAAGGAAGGGATACGCCTTCACTGGTTAGGGACTCGTGGGATGGTATGGGATGAGCTAGTGCTTTCTCTTCTACATAGGTGGATTTGCACACCACCTGCAGCCCTGGTAATACACTTGGGGGCCAATGATCTGCTGTCTACTCACCTTATGACTTTGACGCAGAAGATGGAGATGGACCTTATCCATATTTCTGAGCTTTTCCCCAGTGCAAGGATTGGCTGGTCAAATATTATCCCAAGGTTAGTATGGGATGAGGCGATAAATAGACGGGCAACAGAAAAAACTCACAAGAAGGTGAATCAGTGGATCTCAAAATTTGTTCTCGATGGCGGTGGGTTTGTTGTGTCCCATGAGACGATCTCTACAGATTGCTCTGGCTTGTACAGGTTGGATGGTGGTCGCCTCTCCAGTGTGGGGCTAGACATATTTAATGCCAACTTGCGTGAAGCGATAGAAAAGGCTTTACTAAATCCAGACCACAGCCCTAAGGAGAGGGAGACTCCTGCAAATGAAAGTCTGTTGTCCGAGCCATTGGCAAATCCAGAGGGCACACTGAACCTTACGTTGTCTTAA